CGCACACAGGCTATGAGGGCTTCGGGGTACGAGAAACCGGTCATGGCACCTGCTGCGCCGGCCATCAGTTCATCCAGCAGTCCCTGCCCGCCGAGGCCACCAAAGACCGAAACCCCGACGGCGGCACTCAGCTCCGCGATCGCGACGCTGGTGGGGGGTGCTTCGGCCTTGACGGCAATGACGAAGCCGCAGGCGGTTACTACGGAGATCAGGGCAGGCGTGGAGATACTGACGCCGCTCGCCAACGGGTAATCCTGAAGGACAACCTTGGCGCCAGTAGCCCGGTGGATGGCATCCAAATGCGCAATCAGCGTTTCAGGCTTGGCCGAGTTAGCCTGCACCATCACAGCTGCCAGGCGTTCTCCTGCAACGTCCTGGGCTGCCCGGACTTCCTCAATGGCGGGCCGGGTGGCCAGAGCGGTCACGCCCACAACCAACGGCAGCGCGGTGCATTCGACGGCGGTTTCCAGCACTTGCCGGCGTTCCTCAGCAGTCAGTGCGGCTGCTTCGCCGAAGACTCCCAACACGGTGAGTCCCGTGGCGCCGATGGCCTCGTAATGCTCCACGAGCTCGGACAAACTGTCCAGGTCCACGTCCAGCGTGCTGCCTTGGAAAGGTGTGGCAACAACGCCCCACACTCCCGGAGCCAAAGATTTACGGTGCTGCACTTCTCTGTCTAGGGATTCGGGTTTTAGGGATTCGGGCGCGACTGATGGCGGCATCGGTATCTCCTCTACTTCGTTCTAAATGGTTTTTGTTGGCGAGGCGGGTCAGTGGCAGGTCAAGTCACTGGTCGTGCCGGATCACTCAGCCGATCAACGCCCCGGCCAGATCGGCGCGCGCTTTTCCTGGAAAGCACGCACTCCTTCAGCGGAGTCTTCACTGTCCAGCGCCGCCATAAGAGCCGGCAGTCGCAGGCCGCGCGCTTCCTTGGCCGTCAGGTGGGAAGTCTGAGTGACCATCTGCTTCACGGCGCGGACCGAGGTGGGTGCGCACGCAAGGACCTGGTCCACCCAACGCTGCACAGCGGCGTCGAGCTCTTCAACAGGAACTACCTCGTTGACAAGACCCATGGATTGCATCTCGGCGGCGTCTGCCTTGCGGCCTGTCAGGAGCATCCCCATGGCCTGCGTATAGGGGATCCGCCGCACCAACTGGTGGATGCCGCCGTCGAGCGCTAATCGCCCAACGCGAGGTTCCGTCAAGCCGAACCTCGCGGTGTCGGCTGCCACCACGATGTCGGCACCCAGTACAATTTCCATCCCGCCACCCAGGGCGTAGCCATTGACCTTTGCGATGACCGGGATGTCCAAGCTGGTGCGTAGGCTGAGGCCACCGAATCCGTTGGGGTCCAGGCCGGCCCAATACTCCAGGCCGGTCTTGTCCACGGCCGACGCCGACATGTCGGCACCAACGCAGAAGGCACGGGACCCAGCACCGGTGATGACAACCGCACGCACGGACGGGTCCTGCTCAAGCTGGACCCAGATCTCGTTGAGCCGTGCATGGGTGGTGGCATCCACTGCATTGAGGACGTGTTGACGATCGATGACCACCGTTGCCACGTGGTTCTCGATGGTCAGAGTGACGGCATCAACCGGCGCCTCAACTGGTGCTTGAACTGCTGTCGCCGTCATCGCAACACACCCAGCTGCTGCAGGCGCTCGATCGCCTCTTGGTCGAAGCCGTTCTCCAGCAGGACCTCCACATTGTGCTCACCAAGTCGCGGTGCCGCCCGGCGGATGGTGGGCGGAGTAGCGGAGAGCCGGATGGGAGCGTTCAGCATACGGACAGTGCCGACGCCGGGGTGCTCTGCCTCCACGATCATCCCGTTGGCCTCTGTTTGCGCATCCGCCAGTGCCTGTTCCAGAGTGTGGACGGGAGCGTTGAGCAGCCCCTGCTCCTCAAGCTGGTGGGTCCAATACTCGGTGGTATTGGTGGCGATGCGCTCGCGGAAGATGGCCTGCAGCGCGGGCTTGTTCTTGAACTGCTGCTCCAGGTTGGCGAACTCGGGACGCTGGGTGAGGTCCTCGTCCAGGCCAAGCGCTTCAGAAATCCTGGCCAAGGGATCGGGCGTGAAACCACCCACCATGCACACGGCGCCGTCGGTGGTTTCGAAGACCCCGCTCAGCG
This genomic stretch from Micrococcaceae bacterium Sec5.1 harbors:
- a CDS encoding dihydrodipicolinate synthase family protein, encoding MPPSVAPESLKPESLDREVQHRKSLAPGVWGVVATPFQGSTLDVDLDSLSELVEHYEAIGATGLTVLGVFGEAAALTAEERRQVLETAVECTALPLVVGVTALATRPAIEEVRAAQDVAGERLAAVMVQANSAKPETLIAHLDAIHRATGAKVVLQDYPLASGVSISTPALISVVTACGFVIAVKAEAPPTSVAIAELSAAVGVSVFGGLGGQGLLDELMAGAAGAMTGFSYPEALIACVRAWQQDGYEAAQRELLPYLPLINFEQQAKVALAIRKECLHERGLIKDSGVRAPAVGFPEALRGSMGTHLREAAAALENAAAPVRSF
- a CDS encoding enoyl-CoA hydratase-related protein; the protein is MTATAVQAPVEAPVDAVTLTIENHVATVVIDRQHVLNAVDATTHARLNEIWVQLEQDPSVRAVVITGAGSRAFCVGADMSASAVDKTGLEYWAGLDPNGFGGLSLRTSLDIPVIAKVNGYALGGGMEIVLGADIVVAADTARFGLTEPRVGRLALDGGIHQLVRRIPYTQAMGMLLTGRKADAAEMQSMGLVNEVVPVEELDAAVQRWVDQVLACAPTSVRAVKQMVTQTSHLTAKEARGLRLPALMAALDSEDSAEGVRAFQEKRAPIWPGR